The DNA window AGGCATATCTGAGTCTTGTAGAGTTATCATAGTTGGGATAAGTGTAGCACTGGGCTTGGAATTTGACAGGCAAGCATCATGATTTTCAGGGGACACATCCAAGGATATCTCTATTTGCGGTCCACCAGGAAATGCTCGGATGCTAAGTGCTTGCAAACACATTTTTTCAACTTTAGGAATGTCACCAAGATCATCAGCCACTAAGAATGCATCCTTCTCATGCATTAGATTCAACATAATCAAGGGATGATTTTTCCTAAGGGCATTATCGGTGAAATTGTTCAAATATCTCTGCTGTTTCAGCAATGTACAAAACTCCTCACTCTGTAAGTCTTGCTTGCAACAAGGTGAGCTTCTGGCCTCCTCCACTGACAGATCAGTGTCCATTCTGTCAAGCTGTACTCCCTGCATTTAAAAGGCAATTGAAATTTCATAAATAAGTATTTCCCTTggctaaaataaaagttatggCAATTGGTTCTCCTGGTGGCCTCTAGACATGTTAAGACTTAAGACATAAGTTTTAATTGCTTTGAAAACCTAAATGCTACTGCATAGCAGGTGCACTGATAGTTGTGCACAGGTCAGTGCCTTAAAGCAAGGAAGCATTAAATGCACTTGAAAAGAGAGGAGGGGTTGTCAATTTTGACCATTAAACATCTAGCTTAATAGGCCTTTATGCAGTCTTTTACTTATGGGTCATCAATTCCAGATACTATGAAAGGAACACTGGATGCAATCCAGAGACGGGGATGCATGAAATTATCTCAGTCATTGTCATTTTATGTCAGCAACTCAGACTTATGGATTGCATCGAACAACTATAGCCCAGTAAAGCAAGGTCCACCTCCAGAATTACCCCAGAACCTCATTTTATTACCTCATTTTCTAAGAGATACCCATCAGGTACAAAAAAACCATCTtcactctcttcttcttcatcagcTTTTGAATATTCTTCCTCTAAGATTTCTTCTCCATCATCCTTGTCATAATTCGAGAGGCTTTCACCAGGATCCTCCTGCAGAACAACAATACCATCAGTAAATCATAGTTTCAATTCCAGTTGTTCTTTGAATAGAAAACTCAGTACCTCTTCCCATTCTTCATCACTGTCAACGTTATAATCTAAGTCTGGATCCCTCCTGAATGGATGGCATGGTCCAACAACATGACTGAAAAAATAGCATAACAGTCTATTAACACATAACCAAATGCAGCCCAAGTTTCTAATCAATACCTTCAATGGTGAGGATTGACAAGAAAATGACACTAAACCTACAATTTTACTTTCACCGGAAAATCAACACGAGTTCACAATTGGTATGGACCTAAACATTACAGATAGGacaacctgaaaaaaaaaaaaaaaattagcattgaATTTCCAACTCTTGCACCAAGCAGACTAAAACATTGTCTTAATAGTCCTAGGTGCCTTAAGCACAAAGGTCTTGGAGAACCTAGGTACTAATAGCAAGGCATGAACATACCCAAACAAGGTAAAGCAAGCAGTTTAAAATACAAGAACTCTATAAGGCAACAAAAcctgaggaaaaaaaataaaatagccgTTGCTTTAGGCAATTAGCTCAAAGGTTAGAGCAGTTGCTAATAACAAGATGTTGACCAAACACCATCAAATGTAAGATTTACAAGATTTAATGAAAATTGGGGGGGGACAGAGCCTTTGGCACCTGGAACTTCCAAAAATACACCATGCTTTACACCCTTAACTTCACTTCATCAAACAGgattactttttctttaaaagataaaacattTTGCCCTTGAATCTTTGAATTTAAGCACATTTAGGCATTTTGCATAATAATAGCagtgatttataataaaatatgaaacaaaatgAATGAGAGTTAATGTGTTTATTCCATTAACactgaaaataaattcaataattacaTAGAAATCTTTCTAGAAAACAGAGAATAGTGGCCTAACCATAATTACCAAAGAAGACACATTAAATAGCGTAATTATTTAAGCACTTCCAATAGAAATTACTACACTCCGTAAACTCATCTGTCTTTATATTGAGTAGCATGATACAATCCTATGAGAGAGGAGCTTACCTTTTCTTAGGCCAGATGCCATAAAATGCAAGTCTATGGCTCTTATCAAATTGCAACAATTGCTTCCTCCAGTTACACTTCCTAACATCATCGCACGATCTGTCATCAGAAGATTGATGTCCCCATCCACTATCAAGCTTCTCTGCACTTGAATCATCATTATGAGTTGGGTCCCTAATAGCAGTTAGCTTTAGTTCCTTAAACAGTCCAGTCTTAGGCTTCCTGCGGATACTCCAATGCTGCTTTCTGTTGGCACGAATAGAGAAACCCAAATGACACCAGGAAGATAAGTATGACCTGCAAAATGAATCAGTGCCAGTCATCAGAAATTCATCTGCTCAGGAAGGTTAAGTCACTGTAGGCAAAAAGGTGAGGAGGGCAGGCTGGGGAGTGCAAAACCTACTTGCGAATGTCATCAGCTGTAATGTTATCATTTAATGAAAGAGCACAGTCCATCAGTTGAGTAATTGCCTCAGCAATCCTTTTACTCTCTTTGCTTGATGAATCAAAAGTGGTTGCTTTAGTTAAAGTCTGGTCATTCTGACATGGGGAATTACTTTTGCTTCTTTTTAGAAAGCGTTCCATCATTGAAGCTTGTTAGGATACTGGCATGCAAACCCGACAAGATAAAAGGCAAATGATAGGATAAAGTGAGAAATTagacacacaagaatttacgtggttcacccaatttggctacgtccacggacaagtatagaaggattttactaagtaatgtgggaattacaacctctctctaacaataggagaacaactgaaatctctctattactAGGAGAAAACACCTCACTTACTTTCTCACAAATACCTCACAACTTTGTGGGATTACTCTCTCTTCACTCTCTCTACTTGCTCTCAAATTTCTCTCTTGTGGTGTGTTAAATAAGCTTGGATGcactgcctatttataggcaagcatcCAAGCAAAGGACAAAGGGGCACCAATTGGTGCTGCAAGTGGCACCGAATTGGTGCCCAACTTTGTTGAATTTGCAGCACCAATTTGGTGCCTAACATTGTTGACTTTGCCAACAATGCAGCTGGCTTCACATTCTCCCACTTGAAGACTTTGATGAGTGAATCAAGTCTTCACACTTAATCATCTGTGATTCTTCTATCCTTTCTATACTTGTCATCTTCATGCTGCTTACGTTTCTGTTAGGCCATAAGAGGATCTGCACCATATGTACTTGTCAGTGTTGACTGGTTTGGTTAAAGCATCTGCTGGGTTTTCTTTCGTGTGAACCTTTTGAAAATCTACACTTCCATCTTCCACTACTTCGCGAACAAAGTGATACTGAACATCTatgtgttttgttcttgaatgaAACGCGGGATTCCTTGCAATATGCAAAGCACTCTGACTATCACAATACAAAAGAATGTTGTCTTGTTTGTGCCCGAGCTCCTCCATAAGTTTCTTCATCCATATTGCTTCTTTACAAGCTTGTGTAGCTGCCATGTACTCAGCTTCTGTTGTGGATAAAGCTACAACAGTCTGAAGTTTAGAGACCCAGCTCACAGCTCCTCCTGCAATTATGAACACATAGCCTGtagtggattttcttttctcaaggtTGCCagcaaaatctgaatcaacataACCTCTGACGGTAAATTCTGATCCTCCATAACATAATGCAACATCTGAGGTGCCCTTGATGTATCTCAAGATCCTCTTAATAGTATTCCAATGCTCTCTACCAGGATTTGCCATGTATCGACTAGCTGCTCCCACTGCTTGTGCAATGTCTGGTCTTGTACATATCATGGCAAACATTAAACTTCCCACTGCTGATGCATACGGTACTCGAGACATCTCCATCCTCTCTGCTTCATTGCTAGGAGACATACTTGaggataatttgaagttaacagGAAGTGGGGTGGAAATTGGCTTACAATCTTGCATGTTGAAGCGACACAAGATCTTCTTCAGATAATTCTTCTGAGAAAGCCAAATCTTCCTCTTACTTCTGTCTCGGTGAATTTGCATCCCTAGAATCTTGTTTGCTGGTCCCAAGTCCTTCATATCGAACTCCCTAGCCAATTGTGCCTTCAATTCTTGGACTCGATCTTTGTTGGGGCCTATTACcaacatgtcatccacgtacaacaacaaaatgatgaaaacatcatcttcttcaaacctCTTGTAATACGTACAATGGTCTGAACTGAGTCTGTTGTACCCAAGGCTAATTATGAAGGAATCAAATCTCTTGTACCAACACCTCGGCGCCTGTTTGAGACCGTATAGAGATTTGTTCAACCTGCAAACCAAGTTCTCCTTGCCTGTTTCAGCAAAACCCTCTGGTTGGagcatataaatttcttcttcaagttctccatgaagaaatgcAGTTTTCACATCTAACTGCTCTAAGTGAAGATCAAATATAGCACACATCGCCAAGACTACTCTGATTGTAGTAAGTCGTACcactggagaaaatatctcattaaAGTCTATTCCTTCTTTCTGAGCATATCCTTTCACCACCAATCTTGCACGATACCGCTCCACTTGATCATTGCCATCACGCTTTATCTTGTAAACCCATTTGTTGCCAATGGCCTTCCTTCCTTGTGGTAGCGGAACAAGATCCCAAGTGTTGTTCTTGTGTAGAGCTTCAATCTCCTCTTGCATTGCTGTCATCCACATAGATACATCTGTGCTTTTGATAGCCTCATGGAAAGTTGATGGCTCTCCATCCTCTGTTAGAAGACAGTATGCAATGTTGCTCTCAGTAACATATTCTGAGTGCCAAGCCGGTGGTCTTCTTTCACGAGTTGATCGTCGAACTTCAGGAGTTTCAGACTctatttgttcttgttcttcatgCTCTGGTGCAGCTTCAGAAGAAGTATGATTCTGAGTATTTTCCATCTGGACTGCTGTAGTCTCCTTTGGAATGCTATTATGTTCTTCCATTTGCATTTTACCTTCTGCAAATATAACATCTCTGCTGATGACTACCTTGTGGGCAGTGGGATCCCACAAGCGATACCCCTTCACTCCATCAGCATATCCCAAGAATACACATTTTCTGGATTTTGAATCCAGCTTGTTGACTTCTTGAGTATTGTACATTACGTACACAGGACTTCCAAATATATGTAATTGAGAATAATCAGCTGGCTTTCCAGTCCACATCTCCATCGGTGTCTTCAGCTCAATTGCAGTTGATGGAGATCGATTTATCACATAACAGGCGGTATTGACTGCTTCTGCCCAGAATGACTTTCCTAGACCTGCAGCCTTCAACATTGCTCTCGTTCTTTCTAATAGAGTTCTGTTCATCCGCTCTGCcactccattttgttgtggagtgtaTGCCGTTGTGAACTGCCTTTTGATACCTTCATGTTGACAGAAGTTATCAAATTCATCACTGGTATATTCTCCTCCATTGTCAGTCCTCAAACACTTGATCTTCTTTTCAGATTCAAGTTCCACCCGCgctttgaaagttttaaagacTGCGAGCACATCTGCCTTCCTTCTAATTGGGTACACCCAACATCTCCTGGAGAAGTCATCTATAAATGATACAAAGTATCTTGCTCCTCCCAGGGATACAACCGGTGCTTGCCAAACATCAGAGTGAATCAGGTCTAAGATGCATTTGCTCTTAGTTGTTGATGTGCCAAACTTCAACCTGTGTTGTTTGCTTGTAACACAATGCTCACAAAAGGGTAAAGTAACCTTTGTAAGCCCAGGGAGTAACTTCTGATCAGAGAGAACTTTCAAACCTTTCTCTGACATGTGGCCTAGTTTTTGATGCCACATCATCGTCTTCTCTTCTGCAGGACTGGCTGATGCAATTGATGCTTCTGCCCCATGATGTGTTTCTCCCATTAATACAAACATGTTTGCAACTGTCTTTCTTGCCTTTAAAACTACCAGCGCTCCTTTGACAATTTTCATTATTCCATTGTCTGTTCGGATCTTACAGCCAAGACTATCAAATTGTCCCACGGAcaaaagatttttctttaagTCTTTCACATGACGCACTCCTGTAATAGTACGAATTAAGCCATCATACATCTTCAATTTTATGGTGCCAATGCCAGCAATCTCTAAAGCATGATTATCACCCATGAACACTGAGCCTCCAGAGGTGGGTTCGTATGTATGAAACCAATCTCGATTAGGAGTCATATGCCATGTTGCTCCTGAATCCATTACCCAAACCTCTGTGAGCTCTTTTCTATCTGTAGAGATTGTTGCTGCTTCACTATATAAAACCTCTCCATCTTCTGAGGTGCTTGCAACACATCCTTGAGGTTTTGATGACTCTGCAGTATTCTCTATACCCCTTTTAAACCAACAATCCTTTTTAAAGTGCCCTTTTCTGCCACAGTTGTAGCATTTCACAGCCTTCTTACTTCTTGATTTGGACCTCCCTTGCCTTTGACTCCCACTGGAGCCACGCTCCGTTGATCTCCCTCTTGACACCAATAATGCCTCTGCTTGGTTTGAACTATTTCTGTCTCCTTTATTTTTGCgcctattttcttcttccaagaTAGCGGCTGCAACATCATCAAAGACTAAATAGTCTGTGAGGATATTATTGGTCAAGTTGATAATGAGCTGATCATACGAATCTGGGAGACTTTGAAGTAGAAGCTCTGCACGTTCACTTTCCTCTATTTGTTGACCCAACGTAGTGAGTTGTGAAAATAGAGTTCTTATTGTGTTGATGTGGTCAGTCACCGCCGTGGTTTCTGCCATTCGAAGGGTATAAAGTCTCCgctttaagaaaatcttattgTGCAAAGACTTGGACTCATATAGTTTTGTTAGAGTCTCCCATATCTCTTTAGCTGTTTTCTTCTCCGCCACACTTGATAATACTTCATCGGCTaatgctaaatgtatgttagcaaTAGCATTGCCATCCATCTCATTCCATTTTGCATTATCAGTGATCTCCGCGGGCCGATCCCCAATTGCTGCCAAGCAATTGTCTTTCCTTAAGATTGctttgattctcattttccaGAGTGAGAAATTGCTCCCATTGAACCTCTCAATCTCATACTTTGCTGCCATTTTATTCACCGTGATCTATTCAGCTATCACCGTTTCACAGATCTGTAACGTATATAGAAATAGTATCGTGTGAATAATACTTCACTAAgtaagttcccaggaaagattggaggggtcacaaacggtcccgcttaaaacccaatctccttaGACAGAACTTCCTAGACTGTATTTAATCACCGCACTGACTTTCTATATACGCCAACAGTAACGTATGTGAACAGTACCGTATGGATGAATAGTGTCGTATAGGTGAATAGTGTCGTAGACGTGAATAGTAACCGTATACACGAATAACTTTTGTGTATTAACAACGCCAACcagaaggctctgataccactgttaGGATACTGGCATGCAAACCCGACAAGATAAAAGGCAAATGATAGGATAAAGTGAGAAATTagacacacaagaatttacgtggttcacccaatttggctacgtccacggacaagtatagaaggattttactaagtaatgtgggaattacaacctctctctaacaataggagaacaactgaaatctctctattactAGGAGAAAACACCTCACTTACTTTCTCACAAATACCTCATAACTTTGTGGGATTACTCTCTCTACTTGCTCTCAAATTTCTCTCTTGTGGTGTGTTAAATAAGCTTGGATGcactgcctatttataggcaagcatcCAAGCAAAGGACAAAGGGGCACCAATTGGTGCTGCAAGTGGCACCGAATTGGTGCCCAACTTTGTTGAATTTGCAGCACCAATTTGGTGCCTAACATTGTTGACTTTGCCAACAATGCAGCTGGCTTCACAAAGCTTGCTTCTGTATAGCCACTCGCCTTTTCAACTCAGCTTCTTCCTTCTCTTTATGTCGCTGTTCCTTCTCAACTTCCTCTTGCTGCCTTTTCAACTGTCTTTTAATTTCAGACTCTTCCCTTTCACGACGCCGTTCATCCTTTTTTGCCTCCTCTTGCAATCGCTTTTGCTCTTTTTCctggaataaattaaatgaataatatgAATATAACAACAAACTACAAAAATATTACAAACCTTAGCAAAATATTCTCACGCACAACTGTATGAAAGAAAATGGAataattatttcatattaaatggATAATATGACCCAAGAAACTTTGTTCCCATTTCCATAGGCAGATAAAGCACACGACAACAGTTTGTACTAAAGGAAAAGGGGAGAGGATTGAACATACAGTTTGTCTCTTTTCCTTTTGAAGTTCAAGGTCcatcctttttttctccttttcctcttctcgtttatttttcttcaattgcttGACGAGTagtttctcttcttgttttgcTTCCTTATCAGCTCTACAATGAcacttcaatatttaattaaaaaaaagcattatttaAAGTACACAAAAAATAGAACCTTTTTAGATGCATACATCTCTGCTCCATTTTTCTGTAACAAGCCATCAATTAACAATCGAATGTCTGCCTCTGTTAAAACTTTACCAAGCTTCtctgataattttattaaatcactCTCGTAATTTTGATTAGTCTCTTGCTTTTGTAATGCAGTTATCATTtctaaaaatgaaacaaaaacgtTAGCAGTGACATTATAACCACAAAAAAGTACAAAGTTCTATATCACCGAAACAGTCCATCCTGTACAGTAGGTAGGCGGCATGTCTAAGAGTAATTTTCACTTATTATTCATTCTGCAATCTGCTCACCTTTTAACTCTAGCAACCAAGACACTAGGTAAGAAAAGCAAAATGGTGAACAGGTATCAATGAACTGTATGCTCTAATTAAGGTGTCTGTTCAGACTTCAGAGACACTAAAGCACATGTTTCGTCCAGTTAAACCTTATTTACACTAAAGAAAGTCAtgaattcataaaatttaaagaatggCAACTGCCCAAGCATTTTTAGTCACGATTATTGAACAGAGCAAGAGAAGCATTATCCACAAACCCAACCATCTCATGCTTTTACCACTAATTACAAACAAACTCAAAGCGACTACAAAAATCTAATCGTATATATATTACCAGAAACAACAGCAATCCTGTCATGAATCTTTTTTCGACACGTGCACCTAATTTTCAATGCTCCATGGACATATTTCGGCATTAGCTTGAAATCTCTTGTCTACAACAAGTAcacaaatcaaattattaacgaCAAGTAGCGAGATTAAGCACAAGCAATAAACATGTAAGAggctaaaaacaataaaatgaaataaaaaaaacctcccAGCACCAAAGAGAAGAATGAGTCTCGTCCTCCAAAATATCAGCATCAACATTAGGCACACCGTACATTACTCTTTGACCAACAAACAACACAACATTTTTCACTACTGCAACAGTCCAATCCCCACTCATTTTCACTAACTTCTTATAAATTTCCTCCACCAATTTGGTAAACGACATGCCACTCTCTTCCATTAACAAACCCACCATCGCATTCACATTACTATACTCGTTTCCACTCAAATCTACACCAAACCcaaaaccatagttttaagacccggaccggcccgggacccggccgacccgggcctgggaccggtccgggtgaAGGCAAAAACCCGCTCGGGAATTGACCCggcgaaacccggtcgacccggagggtcgacccgggacccggtccacccggtcaaacccgggtgagacccggtctattttttttttagcctgaTTGATgttaaacgacgtcgttttggccttTGTTTTAGAGGCCAAAACGACGAAGAACAATGAAGCAGAATTGGGCATTTTAATTACAGACTACAGAGCAATTTCAAAACGACGAAGAACAATGAAACCTAATTAACAAAACgcatcaatttcaaattttcaatcgATGAGCTGAGGAGCAGAGGAGAGCAGAAGACCGAAGACGTCTTGATCATTGTTGTTTCACTGCGAAAAAGGTTAGTTTCTTGTTTCTGTTCAcaaatcttcttctttcactctctcttttctttattcttggcCGTGTTGAACTTGCAGTTCTGGACTTCTGGGCATCATTTTGCTGTTGATTCAGTCATCTCAACCTTcgttgatcaatttcaaacaaacatttTGTTGTTGAACTTGCAGTTCTTTCAATCTTCGTTGATCCAGTCTCGTTGATCCAGTTGCAGCCCGGCTGCCTTTTCCGGTCAGtatttcaagttttcaactgctatttctttcattctttttgtcTCTGTTAGACTGTTAGACTTGGGACTTTTGAAGCATAAATAATTGTGGTTAAAGCTTGAATGTTAATCTGTTAGGTTTAGTTTTTGTCCACGGTTTGTAGCTTGAATGTTAATATGTGATTTGTAGCTTGAATGTTAATCTGTTAGGTTTAGTTTTTGTCCACGGTTTGTAGCTTGAACGAGGTTGGTATTGAACACCCAAATAGGTTTAGTTTTCGTTGCTTTTCTGTCAAAATGTTTAGAAGCAGTTTACTCTGGAAATCGTGGACAAAATGGAAACTATGATAAATTGAGAAGCATTCAATGCTTTTTTAGAAGCAGTTTACTCCCAGATAGCACTCCcagatgaaattgagatttttctaCTGCCTtgtatctgaaaataaatagcACTACTTGTTACAGAATAGATAATATTGTTCAAGCAACTTTTTTCGAGCTTCTAATTTAGTTATGAATtcatattatattgttttattttttatttgagatttatgagtataaatattaattcaactagttctatttatttttattaagtgttctctgtgtgtgtgtgtgtgtatatatatatatataaccactCCTCGTCCTTCTTtctaatctttaaaattataatatcagCACAACCTATTCCAGTTACATGTGATGTGATTATAATGCTTAtcgattaaattatttttattcacatGGGAAAATGTTTATTTCTACTGttataaattgtttatttttaattctttggcATTGAATGGAAACTATGGGACTGTCATTGTTAATTTATGAATGGATTGCAAAGTGAGTTGGCTTGAAATTATATTCCCTCATATAAATTATGTCAGGTTTTAAAATGTCTTCACATGATGGTAATACTCCAAGTAGTGATCCTTCAACGACCCAATCATCTCAACCTTCAATTTCTATGTCAAGTGGTAGTAGAGGAAGAACAGATTTGGCATGGGGTCATTGTAGAGAAGCTCCTGAACTTAGTGTTGggtgtaaaaaaacaaaattagtttGTTTATATTGTGCTAAAGTATTTGCGGGTGGTGGCATTAATCGATTTAAGCAACATTTAGCTGGAGCTAAAGGAGAAGTTGAACAATGTCGTAAATGTCCTCCTGATGTTCGACATCAAATGCTTTTGAATCTTAAAGGAAatgctgaaacaaaaaaaagagttagagaaatgcaagcagaattcaatccatttaatgCACGACAAAGGGAGCATGAAGAGATGATGATTAGGCaattagaagatgatgatgatggtgatgatgatggtgatgatgaggatgatgaggatgtcagtactaaaaaacatatgttaccACCGAaggttgcaaaaaagaaaaagattcaaagcACCAGCACTGTAAAACAATCGACTACAAGTTGTGGAAAGCAGAAGAAATCTGCAACATTAGGGACATATTTCATGCCGAGAACAACTCCTGGTGCTCAAAAGTCTATTCAGAATTGTTGGCAAAGGAAGGAAGCAGTTGAACGGTGTGATCTTGCTTTAGCGAAGTGGATGATTGATGCATGTGTGCCATTTAATGCTGTTAATTCTGTGTATTATCAGCATGCCATAGATGCTGTAACAACCATGGGTCCTGGTTATAAAGGACCAAACTTGCATGCTATTCGTGGTTATTACTTGGCAAAAGCGGTTGATGAAGTCAAGATTTATGTTGAGACGTATCGAGAGATTTGGAAGAAGACtggttgcacattaatggctgatggatggacagaTCAGAAGAGGAGGACTTTAATTAACTTCTTAGTATATTGTCCTAAAGGAACAGTTTTTTTGAAAACCGTGGATGTATCAGATGTCTCAAAGACTGCTAGATTGTTGTATCAGTTGTTTAGAGAGGTTGTTTTGTATGTTGGGGTAGAAAACATTGTGCATATGGTGACTgataatgctgcaaattatGTTGCTGCTGGCAAGTTATTGATGGAagaatttccttcaatattttggtcTCCTTG is part of the Populus trichocarpa isolate Nisqually-1 chromosome 2, P.trichocarpa_v4.1, whole genome shotgun sequence genome and encodes:
- the LOC18096468 gene encoding chromatin assembly factor 1 subunit FAS1-like gives rise to the protein MVGLLMEESGMSFTKLVEEIYKKLVKMSGDWTVAVVKNVVLFVGQRVMYGVPNVDADILEDETHSSLWCWETRDFKLMPKYVHGALKIRCTCRKKIHDRIAVVSEMITALQKQETNQNYESDLIKLSEKLGKVLTEADIRLLIDGLLQKNGAEIADKEAKQEEKLLVKQLKKNKREEEKEKKRMDLELQKEKRQTEKEQKRLQEEAKKDERRREREESEIKRQLKRQQEEVEKEQRHKEKEEAELKRRVAIQKQASMMERFLKRSKSNSPCQNDQTLTKATTFDSSSKESKRIAEAITQLMDCALSLNDNITADDIRKSYLSSWCHLGFSIRANRKQHWSIRRKPKTGLFKELKLTAIRDPTHNDDSSAEKLDSGWGHQSSDDRSCDDVRKCNWRKQLLQFDKSHRLAFYGIWPKKSHVVGPCHPFRRDPDLDYNVDSDEEWEEEDPGESLSNYDKDDGEEILEEEYSKADEEEESEDGFFVPDGYLLENEGVQLDRMDTDLSVEEARSSPCCKQDLQSEEFCTLLKQQRYLNNFTDNALRKNHPLIMLNLMHEKDAFLVADDLGDIPKVEKMCLQALSIRAFPGGPQIEISLDVSPENHDACLSNSKPSATLIPTMITLQDSDMPLVVFVIQSCSQSMNKVVESLHQKFPPVSKSQLRNKVREMSNFMDIRWQVSGLLKYCIILILQMRIYLLRTLMMFL